In Candidatus Thiodictyon syntrophicum, a genomic segment contains:
- the crtD gene encoding 1-hydroxycarotenoid 3,4-desaturase CrtD: MGKKRVVIIGAGMGGLTAALKLAVQGLNVTLVERGTHCGGKLREQHSGERSYYTGPTVLTMPWVFEKIFAEAGAAFRDHVVLHRAVVLARHAWGPDQRLDLYTDHERSAQAIGEFAGAAEAAGFLRFAQHAKRVFSALEGPFMLSPRPTPISIFGRFGVSDLGELMQIKALTTLWSALGGFFKDQRLRQLFGRYATYVGSSPYLSPATLMLIADVESRGVHAIEGGIHRLPEALAVLGAQHGVTFRYREPAAEIVVRGGRVAGVRLASGEHLDADVVVFNGDAAAIGAGLMGRQVSRAIPPVAAGKRSHSVVTWNLVAKPQGFPLQYHNVFFPPDYAQEFHAVFDELRLPSDPTVYICAQDRGNPDAAAPQGPERLLLVVNAPARGDTQTIADSDIRRCEARVFGLLEHCGLTLEQTCEAVITTPAHFERSYPASGGAVFGRASHGWRASFDRPGAKTRIPGLYLAGGTVHPGAGIPMAAISGGIAAATVLADLAGH; this comes from the coding sequence ATGGGTAAGAAACGAGTCGTCATCATTGGGGCCGGTATGGGCGGCCTGACCGCCGCGCTCAAGCTGGCGGTCCAAGGACTCAACGTGACGCTGGTGGAGCGCGGTACGCACTGCGGCGGAAAGCTCCGCGAGCAACATAGCGGCGAGCGCAGCTACTACACCGGCCCCACCGTCCTGACCATGCCCTGGGTGTTCGAGAAGATCTTCGCCGAGGCCGGTGCGGCGTTTCGCGACCACGTCGTGTTGCACCGCGCCGTGGTGCTTGCCCGCCATGCTTGGGGCCCGGATCAGCGGCTGGATCTCTATACCGACCACGAACGTTCGGCGCAGGCCATCGGCGAGTTCGCGGGCGCGGCCGAGGCCGCGGGTTTTCTCCGGTTTGCCCAACATGCCAAGCGGGTATTCAGCGCGCTGGAGGGTCCGTTCATGCTCTCGCCGCGGCCGACCCCGATCTCGATCTTCGGCCGTTTTGGTGTGAGTGATCTCGGCGAGCTGATGCAGATCAAGGCACTCACGACGCTGTGGAGCGCCTTAGGTGGTTTTTTCAAAGACCAGCGTCTGCGCCAGTTGTTCGGACGCTATGCGACCTATGTCGGCTCGTCGCCATATCTTTCGCCGGCCACGCTGATGCTGATCGCGGATGTCGAAAGCCGTGGCGTGCATGCTATTGAGGGGGGAATTCACCGCTTGCCGGAGGCGCTGGCCGTGCTTGGTGCGCAGCACGGCGTGACGTTCCGGTATCGCGAGCCGGCCGCCGAAATCGTCGTGCGCGGTGGGCGGGTGGCCGGCGTGCGGCTTGCCAGCGGTGAGCATCTTGACGCCGATGTGGTCGTGTTTAACGGTGACGCGGCGGCCATCGGGGCCGGGTTGATGGGCCGGCAGGTGAGCCGAGCGATCCCGCCGGTCGCTGCCGGCAAACGCTCTCATTCGGTGGTCACATGGAATCTTGTGGCCAAGCCGCAGGGCTTCCCGCTCCAGTACCATAACGTTTTTTTCCCGCCGGACTACGCGCAGGAGTTTCATGCCGTTTTCGATGAGCTGCGGCTGCCGTCGGACCCGACCGTCTACATTTGCGCGCAGGATCGGGGCAATCCCGACGCTGCCGCTCCCCAAGGTCCCGAGCGGCTACTGTTGGTGGTCAACGCGCCGGCCCGGGGCGACACCCAAACCATTGCCGACAGTGACATTCGCCGGTGCGAAGCGCGGGTCTTTGGCCTGCTGGAGCACTGCGGCCTGACCCTGGAGCAAACCTGTGAGGCCGTGATCACGACGCCCGCGCATTTCGAGCGGAGCTACCCGGCCTCCGGCGGTGCCGTATTCGGGCGGGCCTCCCATGGTTGGCGCGCATCGTTTGACCGCCCCGGTGCCAAGACCCGCATCCCCGGCCTGTACTTGGCGGGCGGGACCGTCCACCCGGGGGCCGGCATACCAATGGCGGCCATCTCGGGCGGTATCGCGGCCGCTACCGTGCTCGCGGATCTCGCTGGGCACTGA
- the crtD gene encoding 1-hydroxycarotenoid 3,4-desaturase CrtD, whose translation MSEKRIVVIGAGIGGLAAALRLAARGLDVTLVERTAFPGGKIRQVMVGAAAMDAGPTVVTMRPVFEELFAYAGTSLDAHVTLRRADILARHAWSEDERLDLYADLECSADAIGRFAGVKQALLFRAFCARASDMYRTLEQAFIHRANPTPLSLVLDSGLFNVARLRPYSTLWRDLGRYFPDQRLRQLFGRYATYVGSSPFQAPPTLGIVAHVELAGVWMIDGGTYRLPQALAALAAARGVRFRYGIDVCAIDVSRGRARSVQLSNGECLEADGIVCNADVATLAAGLFGPNVKRAARATPVASRSLSAVTWNLYTRTTGLPLVRHNVFFCRNYAAEFDAIFKRGRLPDEATVYICAQDRDDLGNLSVDGRERLLCLVNAPPRGDQKPFDSVEITTCEENTVKLLARCGLNLAWQPESAVVTTPMQFNRMFPATGGSLYGRASHGWRGPFSRSGARSRVPGLYLVGGSVHPGPGMPMAAISGRLAAEAVLQDLTSV comes from the coding sequence ATGTCTGAGAAACGCATTGTCGTCATCGGGGCTGGGATCGGCGGATTGGCTGCGGCATTGCGCCTGGCGGCGCGCGGGTTGGATGTCACGCTGGTTGAACGCACCGCATTCCCTGGGGGCAAGATTCGCCAAGTCATGGTTGGAGCGGCGGCGATGGATGCCGGACCGACCGTGGTCACAATGCGGCCCGTGTTCGAGGAGCTGTTTGCCTATGCCGGCACCTCCCTGGACGCGCATGTGACGTTACGCCGCGCCGACATCCTTGCACGGCACGCGTGGAGCGAGGATGAGCGGCTGGACCTGTACGCCGACCTCGAGTGCTCTGCCGACGCCATCGGCCGCTTTGCGGGCGTCAAACAGGCGCTGCTCTTTCGCGCCTTCTGCGCGCGTGCAAGCGACATGTACCGGACCCTCGAGCAGGCATTTATCCACCGGGCCAATCCGACCCCGCTGTCGCTGGTGCTGGATTCCGGACTCTTCAATGTCGCCAGGCTTAGACCCTACTCGACGCTCTGGCGCGATCTCGGCCGCTATTTTCCCGATCAACGCCTGCGCCAGTTGTTCGGCCGCTACGCGACTTATGTGGGCTCATCACCGTTCCAGGCCCCGCCGACGCTCGGTATCGTGGCCCATGTGGAGTTAGCCGGTGTCTGGATGATTGACGGCGGCACCTACCGTTTACCGCAAGCGCTGGCAGCCTTGGCCGCCGCGCGCGGCGTCAGGTTTCGCTACGGGATTGACGTGTGTGCGATCGACGTCAGCCGGGGGCGGGCGCGCAGCGTTCAACTGAGCAACGGAGAATGCCTTGAAGCTGACGGTATCGTCTGCAATGCTGATGTGGCCACCCTCGCGGCCGGGTTATTCGGTCCGAATGTCAAGCGCGCGGCGCGTGCGACGCCGGTTGCGTCGCGCTCGTTGTCGGCGGTGACCTGGAACCTGTATACGCGGACCACGGGGTTACCGCTGGTGCGGCACAACGTCTTCTTCTGCCGCAACTATGCGGCCGAATTCGATGCCATCTTCAAGCGCGGTCGCCTGCCCGACGAGGCGACCGTCTACATCTGCGCGCAGGATCGCGATGATCTTGGCAACCTTTCAGTCGATGGCCGCGAGCGGCTGCTGTGTCTGGTGAATGCGCCGCCGCGCGGCGACCAGAAGCCTTTTGATTCCGTGGAGATCACTACATGCGAGGAGAATACAGTCAAACTGCTGGCACGTTGCGGCCTGAACCTGGCGTGGCAGCCGGAGAGCGCGGTCGTCACTACACCGATGCAGTTCAACCGGATGTTCCCGGCGACGGGGGGCTCCCTGTACGGGCGGGCCTCACACGGATGGCGGGGGCCATTCAGCCGGTCGGGGGCGCGCAGCCGGGTGCCGGGGCTCTATCTGGTGGGGGGGAGCGTGCATCCGGGTCCGGGGATGCCGATGGCGGCGATCTCCGGTCGCTTGGCCGCGGAGGCCGTGCTGCAGGACCTGACTTCGGTGTGA
- a CDS encoding carotenoid 1,2-hydratase: MSVGPRGYAWWYVDALSDDGRHGLTLIAFVGSVFSPYYFRGRRRGLDNPHDYCSLNVCLYGTHRRWTMTERRSKAVIQEAAALTIGPSALRWNADGTLTIAIDEIGTPLPQRVRGRIRVTPLFVNERAFTLDSNGRHQWRPIAPSARVEVELSRPDLSWSGHAYFDRNWGTEPLEDAFVYWDWSRASMGEESAILYHVDRRSDGPLSLALRFAADGTLSEFEPPPNHRLPRTPIWQVARSSQADADHPPKIVKTLEDTPFYSRSVIASHLLDRPVTAVHESLSLDRFRSRWVQHLLPYRMPRR; the protein is encoded by the coding sequence GTGAGCGTCGGTCCCCGGGGCTATGCCTGGTGGTATGTCGATGCGCTGAGCGACGACGGGCGCCACGGGTTGACGCTGATCGCATTCGTCGGCAGCGTGTTTTCGCCGTATTATTTCAGAGGCCGCCGTCGCGGCCTGGACAATCCGCACGACTATTGCTCACTGAATGTCTGTCTCTACGGCACACATCGGCGTTGGACCATGACTGAGCGGCGGTCGAAGGCGGTGATCCAGGAAGCCGCCGCGCTGACCATCGGGCCGAGTGCGCTGCGTTGGAACGCCGATGGCACGCTGACCATCGCTATTGACGAAATCGGCACGCCACTGCCGCAGCGGGTGCGCGGCCGGATCCGCGTGACGCCGCTGTTCGTCAATGAGCGGGCCTTCACCCTCGATAGTAACGGACGCCATCAGTGGCGCCCGATCGCGCCGAGCGCCCGCGTCGAGGTCGAACTGTCCCGGCCAGACCTGAGTTGGAGCGGTCACGCCTATTTCGATCGCAACTGGGGCACCGAGCCACTCGAAGATGCCTTCGTTTACTGGGACTGGTCGCGGGCGAGTATGGGGGAGGAGAGTGCGATCCTTTATCACGTCGACCGCCGCAGCGACGGGCCGCTATCGCTGGCCTTGCGGTTCGCAGCCGACGGCACCTTAAGCGAATTCGAGCCGCCGCCGAACCACCGCTTGCCGCGCACACCGATCTGGCAAGTTGCGCGCAGCAGCCAAGCCGATGCAGACCATCCGCCGAAGATTGTCAAGACGTTGGAAGACACGCCATTCTACTCGCGCTCAGTGATCGCGTCACACCTGCTGGACCGGCCGGTTACCGCCGTGCATGAGAGCCTGTCGCTGGACCGTTTTCGCTCGCGCTGGGTCCAGCATCTGCTGCCTTACCGCATGCCCCGGCGCTGA